Within Deltaproteobacteria bacterium, the genomic segment GACGATCTTGCCCATGGCCGCGACATAGGCCGGGGAGGTTTGCCTGGCCACGAGGATGGAGCCTTGGGGGATGGCGCTGAGTTCGTGCTCCGGCTGAACGACGTAAACAGGGCCCGCGGCCTCTCCGGCAGAGGCCGCCTGTCCTCCGAACAAAAGCGGGGTCAGGCCCGGAACAAGTTTGCAGCTTTCGGCCTGCTCCAGGCCACCGGCGCGCTGCAGGGGCCTGGCCTGCAGGATGATGAGCAGCCCTTCCTCATCCAGCGCCCATTCGATATCCATGGGCATGCCGTAATGGGCCTCCAGGCGTAGACCGTAGTCCACCAGGATGCCGACCTGGTCGGAAGTCAGACAGGACCGGCCCTGCAGATCCTCCGGCACGGGCCTGGACACGATGCCGCCCTGGGCCAGCACCACGAACTGTTTTTTTTTGTCCGCGATGTTCTCGGAAAGAATCGTTTTGTCCCCTCTGCGCACTCGCCAGAAATCCACGTCCATGGAGCCGTCGACCACGCTGACGCCCAGGCCCCAGGCCGCGGCGAGCAGCAGGTCGTCGCTGTGGGACGAGTTGGGGTCGATGGTGTAGAGAACCCCGCTGGCCCTAGACTGGATCATGGGCAGAACCAGCACGCTCATCATCACGTCCTGCTCGGAATAGCCCTTGGTCCGCCGGTAGAACACCGCCCTGGGCGTGAAGGCGCTGGCGACCACCGCGCTCCAGGCCCTGCCCAGGGTCATGGGCGTGGCTCCGAGGACCGAGGCGTGCTGCCCGGCAAAGGACGCCTCCGAATCTTCGCAGACGGCTGACGAGCGCACGGCCAGGCGGACCTTTGGGCCGTATCTGGCGATCAGCTCCCGGGTCTTGCCCAGCAAGTCCTTTTCCAGTTCCGCCGGAAGCGGTGAAACCATGATCTTTTCGCTGACCTTGGCGCAGGCCGCTTCCAGGGCCGCGATGTCCGAGGGATTTATGCCCGCCAACTGGCGGCTGAAGGCATCGAGCAGCCCCGAGTGCTCCAGGAAGAGCGATGCCGCCGAGGCCGTGACGGCAAAGCCGGAGGGAGTGGGAAGACCAGCCCTGTTGCGGATTTCGCCCAGGTTCGCGGCTTTTCCCCCGACTTCCTCCAGCCGTTCCAGGGTGAGTTTTTCCAAGGGCACGGTGAGGGTCTTGTAGTCGAAAGTTCTTTTCCTGGTCAGCGCGCTCAACGCCTTCAGGCCAACAGATTCGACGCTGGCGAAAAGTTCCGGGTAGTGTCCCGCGCACAGTGCGTTCAAATCTTCGACCAGAAGGCAGCAGTTGCCTACCATGGATTGGGTCAGCTGGACGGCTTCTTCCTGGGTGAATGGCCTTCCTTCGTGGACCGTTCGCTCCAGAAATGTCATCTGGTCCAGGACCAGATTGTTGCGCGACAGCAGGTTTTTGAAAAATATGTATTTTTTCCCCAATTTTGGCGGGGCGTCAGAGATGTCGCCGGGGCGACCGGAGGGGATGTTTTCCTTCATGTTCGGCACTTCCTCATGCCGATGGTCAT encodes:
- a CDS encoding pyruvate, phosphate dikinase; protein product: MKENIPSGRPGDISDAPPKLGKKYIFFKNLLSRNNLVLDQMTFLERTVHEGRPFTQEEAVQLTQSMVGNCCLLVEDLNALCAGHYPELFASVESVGLKALSALTRKRTFDYKTLTVPLEKLTLERLEEVGGKAANLGEIRNRAGLPTPSGFAVTASAASLFLEHSGLLDAFSRQLAGINPSDIAALEAACAKVSEKIMVSPLPAELEKDLLGKTRELIARYGPKVRLAVRSSAVCEDSEASFAGQHASVLGATPMTLGRAWSAVVASAFTPRAVFYRRTKGYSEQDVMMSVLVLPMIQSRASGVLYTIDPNSSHSDDLLLAAAWGLGVSVVDGSMDVDFWRVRRGDKTILSENIADKKKQFVVLAQGGIVSRPVPEDLQGRSCLTSDQVGILVDYGLRLEAHYGMPMDIEWALDEEGLLIILQARPLQRAGGLEQAESCKLVPGLTPLLFGGQAASAGEAAGPVYVVQPEHELSAIPQGSILVARQTSPAYVAAMGKIVGIITDVGSPNGHMASVAREFGIPTLVGVGSATALLPHGMEITLDATNQVVYAGRISEILSTRKPVNPMKGSPVYKSLQEAMKFINPLNLVDPQLPEFSAQACRTLHDIIRFAHEMAMQEMFRLCDSLSGQTGVARELCATLPFRILLVDLGGGIAPGADPVRAELSELRCTPLLALLQGMGHVPAPSDSASGQDRPRPTCYAVVSDAYVNFSGRLGNHFVTIDSYLGPVINDNYITFSFKGGAAQYEQRVRRALILAGILLRQGFRVTQSADSLKAEIRKYDQRRFMERLDGLGRLLAAVRALDWRLDSDSEIAGYVDAFMNGDYAFLRPPDSRTLPQ